One part of the Lycium ferocissimum isolate CSIRO_LF1 chromosome 8, AGI_CSIRO_Lferr_CH_V1, whole genome shotgun sequence genome encodes these proteins:
- the LOC132067365 gene encoding AP-1 complex subunit gamma-2-like, which translates to MNPFSSGTRLRDMIRAIRACKTAAEERGVVRKECAAIRAAISENDQDYRHRNLAKLMFIHMLGYPTHFGQMECLKLIASPGFPEKRIGYLGLMLLLDERQEVLMLVTNSIKQDLNHTNQYIVGLALCALGNIGSAEMARDLAPEVERLLKFRDPNVRKKAALCSIRIIKKVPDLAENFINPAAALLSEKHHGVLITGVQLCIDLCKVSTEALEYFRQKCTDGLVKLTRDLANSPYAPEYDVSGITDPFLQIRLLRLLRALGQDDADASDAMNDILAQVATKTESNKNAGNAILYECVAAIMSVEDNGGLRVLAINILGRFLSNRDNNIRYVALNMLMKALAVDSQAVQRHRTTILECVKDSDPSIRKRAVELVYLLVNESNVKPMTKELIEYLEASDPEFRGDLTAKICSIVEKFSPEKIWYIDQMLKVLSEAGTDVKDEVWHSLIVVITNASNLHGYAVRSLYRAVQATGEQETLVRVAVWCIGEYGDMLVNDAGRLDIEEPLTVTESDAVDVVETSFKSHSFDLTTRAMCLIALLKLSSRFPSCSQRINDIIVQHKGSFVLELQQRAIEFNSIIDRHQNIRPSLVERMPILDEATHSGRKGGAVPAAVSTSQGVSVNLPNGVAKPSAAPLVDLLDLSSDDVPAPSSSGGDFLQDLLGVDLAPVSSQSGTNQAQKSGTDVLLDLLSIGTPPANGSPSTTQASPSNFDTKSPVDLLDRMSSPSAPSVQVSTTAGSSPMLDLLNGFPSSPPIAVTEGNGPAYPSMVAFESSSLKLTFNFSKQPGNPQTTLIEASFTNKSQEVLTNFIFQAAVPKFLQLHLDPASGNMLPANSNGSITQKLKLTNSQHGKKSLVMRIRIAYKVNDKDVLEQGQVNNFPRDL; encoded by the exons ATGAATCCCTTTTCGTCTGGCACGCGTCTTAG GGACATGATTCGGGCTATCCGTGCTTGCAAAACTGCGGCAGAGGAGCGGGGTGTAGTAAGAAAAGAGTGTGCTGCTATCAGAGCTGCAATCAGTGAAAATGATCAAGACTATAGACATCGTAACCTTGCAAAACTAATGTTCATTCACATGCTGGGTTATCCTACACACTTTGGTCAAATGGAATGCTTGAAGCTGATTGCTTCTCCAGGATTTCCAGAGAAAAGAATAGGATATCTTGGCCTAATGTTGCTGCTTGACGAAAGACAAGAAGTTCTAATGTTGGTTACCAATTCGATAAAGCA GGATCTTAACCACACCAATCAATATATTGTTGGACTTGCTCTTTGTGCGTTAGGGAATATTGGTTCTGCAGAAATGGCTCGTGACCTTGCACCAGAAGTTGAACGGTTGCTAAAGTTTAGAGATCCTAATGTCCGAAAGAAG GCAGCGCTTTGCTCTATAAGAATTATAAAGAAGGTCCCTGATCTTGCCGAAAATTTTATAAACCCAGCAGCTGCCTTGTTAAGTGAGAAGCACCATGGAGTTCTCATTACTGGTGTCCAGCTTTGTATAGATCTATGTAAAGTTAGTACAGAGGCTCTTGAATATTTCAGACAG AAATGCACGGATGGTTTAGTCAAACTTACTAGGGATCTCGCAAACAGTCCATATGCGCCTGAGTATGACGTTTCTGGCATTACAGATCCTTTCCTCCAAATAAGATTGCTTAGGCTCTTGCGTGCTTTGGGGCAAGATGATGCCGATGCCAGTGATGCTATGAATGATATTCTCGCTCAG GTGGCAACAAAAACTGAATCAAACAAAAATGCAGGCAATGCTATTCTTTATGAATGTGTTGCAGCTATCATGAGCGTCGAAGATAATGGCGGCTTGAGGGTGCTTGCTATTAATATTTTGGGAAGATTTTTATCGAACCGTGATAACAATATCAG GTATGTTGCACTTAACATGTTGATGAAAGCTTTAGCTGTAGATAGTCAAGCAGTGCAGAGGCATCGGACAACAATTTTGGAATGTGTGAAG GATTCCGATCCATCAATTCGTAAAAGAGCCGTTGAACTTGTGTATCTCTTAGTAAATGAAAGCAATGTGAAGCCTATGACGAAGGAGTTAATAGAATATCTAGAAGCAAGTGATCCGGAGTTTAGGGGAGATCTCACTGCCAAAATCTGTTCCATTGTGGAAAA GTTCTCACCTGAGAAAATTTGGTACATTGATCAGATGCTCAAGGTTCTCTCTGAG GCTGGAACCGATGTGAAGGATGAGGTGTGGCATTCTCTGATTGTGGTGATTACAAATGCTTCCAACCTCCATGGTTATGCAGTACGGTCTCTATACAGAGCAGTGCAAGCAACAGGGGAACAG GAAACTCTGGTTCGAGTTGCGGTTTGGTGCATTGGAGAATACGGTGACATGTTAGTAAATGACGCTGGAAGGCTTGATATTGAAGAACCACTGACC GTAACAGAATCTGATgctgtggatgttgtggagactTCCTTTAAGAGCCATTCATTTGATCTCACTACTCGGGCGATGTGTTTGATTGCTTTGTTGAAGCTGTCGAGTCGCTTTCCATCTTGTTCACA GCGGATAAATGACATCATTGTTCAGCACAAAGGGAGCTTTGTGCTTGAACTGCAGCAGAGAGCTATTGAATTTAACTCGATAATTGACAGGCATCAGAATATCAG GCCTTCACTTGTAGAAAGAATGCCAATTCTTGATGAAGCAACCCACAGCGGAAGGAAGGGTGGTGCTGTGCCAGCAGCTGTGTCAACATCTCAAGGAGTATCAGTTAATCTTCCAAATGGAGTTGCCAAGCCCAGTGCTGCCCCTCTTGTTGACTTACTTGATCTTAGTTCAGATGATGTTCCTGCACCTAGCTCTTCTGGTGGTGACTTTCTTCAGGATCTTCTTGGTGTTGATCTGGCGCCAGTGTCTTCACAATCAG GTACGAATCAAGCCCAAAAGAGTGGCACCGATGTGTTACTGGATCTTCTGTCAATTGGAACACCACCTGCTAATGGTAGCCCATCTACAACTCAGGCGTCACCCTCCAATTTTGACACTAAAAGTCCGGTGGATCTACTAGATAGAATGTCCTCACCTTCTGCTCCTTCAGTTCAAGTCTCTACTACAGCTGGAAGTTCTCCTATGTTGGATTTATTGAATGGGTTCCCTTCCAGCCCACCAATTGCTG TTACAGAAGGCAATGGTCCAGCATATCCATCAATGGTTGCATTTGAGAGCAGCTCCTTAAAATTAACGTTCAACTTCTCAAAGCAGCCCGGAAACCCACAGACAACACTTATTGAGGCTAGTTTTACAAACAAGTCACAAGAAGTTCTCACAAACTTTATTTTCCAAGCTGCAGTTCCAAAG TTTCTTCAACTGCACTTGGATCCAGCAAGTGGTAATATGCTACCTGCAAATAGTAACGGATCAATCACGCAAAAGTTGAAACTCACAAACAGCCAACATGGCAAG AAATCCCTTGTCATGCGCATACGGATAGCTTATAAGGTGAATGATAAGGATGTATTGGAACAAGGCCAAGTAAACAATTTTCCTCGTGATTTGTGA
- the LOC132067366 gene encoding RING-H2 finger protein ATL47, protein MPWEKYVVLNHHIHLSHKESSSPPPSSSSSGNKISPAVLVIVVILAIIFFISGVLHLLVRYLMKNRSTSSISQSNRDPERQLQQLFNLHDSGLDQTLIDSLPVFLYKDLVGLKEPFDCAVCLCEFSEQDKLRLLPLCSHAFHISCIDTWLLSNSTCPLCRDILFTPGFCTENPIFCFDGDDECGGVSEHVSPKPNEDLDSTISSRRVFSVRLGKFKNINNGVLEIGKREMGETSNRNLDSRRCFSMGSCQYVEADSELQVALCPNSAKNHGVDGGQLRGIVKGKSGHIGNSANDGDNYGKRLNIGNKRESFSVSKIWMWSKKDKFHNSEDVSLPWTDHRAQHV, encoded by the coding sequence ATGCCTTGGGAAAAATATGTTGTTTTGAACCACCATATTCATCTATCCCATAAAGAATCctcatcaccaccaccatcatcatcatcatctggaaataaaattagtccagcTGTTCTTGTTATCGTAGTAATATTAGCTATCATATTCTTTATTTCTGGTGTCTTGCATTTGTTAGTTAGGTATTTGATGAAAAATAGGTCCACTTCATCAATCTCTCAATCTAATAGAGACCCTGAAAGGCAATTACAACAGCTTTTTAATCTTCATGATTCAGGTTTAGATCAAACCTTAATTGATTCTCTTCCAGTGTTTCTCTACAAAGATTTAGTTGGTTTGAAAGAGCCATTTGATTGTGCTGTTTGTTTATGTGAGTTTTCAGAACAAGATAAATTAAGGTTGCTCCCTTTATGTAGTCATGCTTTTCATATAAGTTGTATAGATACATGGTTGTTGTCAAATTCAACTTGTCCGCTTTGTAGAGATATCCTTTTTACACCTGGTTTTTGTACTGAAAATCCAATCTTTTGCTTTGATGGTGATGATGAATGTGGTGGGGTTTCAGAACATGTTAGTCCAAAACCAAATGAGGATTTAGATAGTACTATTAGTTCAAGAAGGGTGTTTTCAGTGAGACTTGgcaaattcaagaacataaaCAATGGTGTTCTTGAAATTGGGAAAAGGGAGATGGGAGAGACTAGTAACAGGAATTTGGATTCAAGAAGGTGTTTTTCAATGGGGTCTTGTCAATATGTGGAGGCTGATTCAGAATTGCAAGTGGCTTTGTGTCCTAACAGCGCTAAAAATCATGGTGTAGATGGTGGTCAATTGAGGGGAATTGTGAAAGGGAAAAGTGGACATATTGGAAATTCTGCAAATGATGGGGACAATTATGGGAAAAGGTTGAACATTGGAAATAAAAGGGAGAGTTTTTCTGTTTCCAAGATTTGGATGTGGTCCAAGAAGGATAAATTTCATAATTCTGAAGATGTAAGTTTACCATGGACTGATCATAGAGCTCAACATGTTTGA
- the LOC132067367 gene encoding threonine--tRNA ligase, mitochondrial 1-like has protein sequence MLLSSSPLLYWRLLFTQSLRRRRRPPPCNHSFLHLRRRYFSSPPATVSMAANYPIDESYLQNVIPRRIALFESIQNQQRLQRLSLSPDPIQIELPNGTIKVGKKWNTTPLDIAKEISKSLASNALIAKVNGVLWDLLRPLEGDCRLELFTFDSDEGRDTFWHSSAHILGESVERTYGCKLCIGPCTTRGEGFYYDAFYGDLGLNEDHFKRINQEAARAVSEKQPFERIEVSRQQALDIFSDNRFKVEIIKDLAEDKTITVYRCGPLVDLCRGPHIPNTSFVKAFTCTKASSAYWRGDKDRESLQRVYGISFPDQKRLKEYLKMLEEAKKYDHRELTKKQELFFFHPLSPGSCFFLPHGARVCNKLLEFIKKQYWKRGYEEVWSPNMYNMQLWETSGHAANYKENMFVFEIEKQEFGLKPMNCPGHCLIFDHRVRSYRELPLRLADFGVLHRNEASGALTGLTRVRRFQQDDAHIFCRESQIKDEVKGVLDFISYVYKIFGFTFDLKLSTRPEKYLGDLESWEKAEAALAEALNEFGKPWEINEGDGAFYGPKIDITVSDAMRRKFQCATLQLDFQLPQRFNLSYSAEDESKRERPVMIHRAILGSVERMFAILLEHFKGKWPFWLSPRQAMVCPVSDKSQSYALELRERIHDAGFYVDVDTSDRTIQKKVREAQVAQYNYILVVGEAEASSGEVSVRVRDKPEHQVMTVDGLLTHFKDVVASFQ, from the exons ATGCTGCTGTCTTCTTCACCACTTCTCTATTGGCGCCTCCTCTTCACTCAATCTCTCCGCCGCCGCCGCCGTCCTCCGCCGTGTAACCACTCTTTCCTCCACCTCCGCCGCCGTTATTTCTCATCTCCGCCGGCAACAGTTAGTATGGCGGCCAACTACCCAATAGACGAAAGTTATTTACAGAATGTGATACCTAGACGTATAGCACTATTCGAATCTATACAGAATCAACAACGCCTTCAACGCCTTTCACTCTCTCCTGATCCTATCCA GATTGAATTACCGAATGGGACAATTAAGGTGGGGAAGAAATGGAATACCACGCCATTGGATATAGCAAAGGAGATATCGAAAAGCTTGGCTTCAAATGCGTTGATCGCAAAGGTGAACGGGGTGCTTTGGGATTTGTTGAGGCCGTTGGAAGGTGATTGTAGGCTAGAGCTCTTCACCTTTGACAGTGATGAGGGTCGCGACACGTTTTGGCACTCGAGTGCTCACATTCTTGGCGAG TCGGTGGAGAGGACGTATGGATGCAAATTGTGTATTGGACCGTGTACAACAAGAGGAGAG GGTTTCTACTATGATGCCTTTTATGGTGATCTGGGATTAAATGAGGATCATTTTAAACGGATTAATCAGGAGGCAGCAAGAGCTGTTTCG GAGAAACAACCTTTTGAACGCATCGAAGTTTCACGGCAACAAGCTCTCGATATATTCTCTGATAATAGGTTTAAG GttgaaatcatcaaagatttAGCTGAAGATAAAACAATCACAGTATATAGATGTGGACCCTTGGTCGATCTTTGCCGTGGTCCCCATATACCAAATACATCTTTTGTTAAAGCATTTACCTGTACAAAG GCTTCATCAGCATATTGGAGAGGAGATAAGGACCGTGAGAGCTTGCAAAGAGTTTATGGAATATCTTTTCCAGATCAGAAACGGTTGAAG GAATACCTCAAAATGCTGGAGGAAGCAAAGAAATACGATCACAGAGAGCTGACTAAGAAGCAGgagcttttcttttttcatccaTTAAG CCCTGGAAGTTGCTTCTTTCTTCCACATGGTGCTCGAGTTTGCAACAAACTGCTGGAGTTCATAAAGAAACAGTATTGGAAGAGAGGCTATGAAGAG GTTTGGAGTCCAAATATGTACAACATGCAATTGTGGGAAACTTCTGGTCATGCTGCAAATTACAAGGAGAACATGTTTGTGTTTGAG ATTGAAAAGCAAGAATTTGGGCTGAAGCCAATGAATTGCCCAGGTCATTGTTTGATATTTGATCACAGAGTTCGTTCTTACAGGG AGCTACCACTTCGTCTGGCTGACTTTGGAGTTCTACACAGGAATGAGGCCAGTGGTGCACTTACTGGTTTAACACGTGTCAGGAGATTCCAGCAG GATGATGCTCACATCTTTTGCAGGGAGTCACAG ATTAAGGATGAAGTCAAGGGTGTCTTAGATTTCATCAGCTATGTGTATAAGATATTTGGTTTCACTTTTGACCTGAAGTTATCAACG AGGCCTGAAAAATATCTTGGAGACTTGGAAAGTTGGGAAAAGGCTGAAGCTGCTCTTGCAGAAGCATTGAACGAGTTCGGGAAGCCCTGGGAG ATCAATGAAGGAGATGGAGCATTTTACGGTCCAAAAATTGATATCACTGTTTCTGATGCAATGAGAAGGAAATTCCAGTGTGCAACATTGCAG CTTGATTTCCAACTTCCTCAACGATTCAACCTgtcatactcagcagaagatgaAAGTAAGAGGGAGAGACCAGTCATGATACATAGAGCTATACTAGGGTCAGTTGAGCGTATGTTCGCTATTCTTTTGGAGCATTTCAAGGGGAAATGGCCTTTCTGGCTTAGTCCACGTCAAGCGATGGTCTGCCCGGTCTCCGACAAATCCCAGTCATATGCGCTTGAG CTCCGGGAGCGGATACATGATGCTGGTttttatgttgatgttgataccaGTGACAGGACAATCCAGAAAAAG